The DNA segment ACGGCACAACATATTGCTTTTGACATAAAAAGTGGTAGAATTGATTTTGTTCGTGCTCATGAAAACAGAATAAATTCTCATTTGGGAAAGAAATGACAAGGGGGGTATAGAAATGTAATTTATTATTAAAAATGAGTCTTTTGTAGAATGTGCTGTGAGGAGTTTTTTGTCTAGCTTAATTTAAAATATTTCTCCACTTATCTGATTCTGCATATTCTTTAATAGTTTGATTTCTTATTTTTAAAAATGATTTTATATATTTTTCAAGAAACAATATATCCGCAAATTTTCCTATAAGACCTAAAGGTAATTTATAGTCAAAAATATCGATCATTAGCGTTTTATTTTTAGATTCTTTAAAAATGTGCTGATGTTTGAAACTCTTAAAGATTCCCTTTTCCATTTCATCCACAAAATAATTTGGAATTTCGAGTTCAGTAATTTTGGAAGTCAAG comes from the Flavobacteriales bacterium genome and includes:
- a CDS encoding SRPBCC family protein yields the protein MPLIELETEINAPIKIVFDLSRSIDLHKISTKHTNEKAIAGITTGLINKNESVTWKAKHFGVYQTLTSKITELEIPNYFVDEMEKGIFKSFKHQHIFKESKNKTLMIDIFDYKLPLGLIGKFADILFLEKYIKSFLKIRNQTIKEYAESDKWRNILN